One window from the genome of Rufibacter tibetensis encodes:
- a CDS encoding acyl-CoA carboxylase subunit beta: MSDQNNLNSKFEILDRKNAEALLGGGQARIDAQHKKGKLTARERIDLLMDEGSFEEIGKFVMHRSKDFGLDKEYYLGDGVVTGYGTVNGRLVYVFSQDFTVFGGSLSETHAEKIVKIMDLAMKNGAPVIGLNDSGGARIQEGVVSLGGYADIFYKNTLASGVVPQLSGIMGPCAGGAVYSPAITDFILMVEDTSYMFVTGPNVVKTVTHETVTSEELGGASTHSTKSGVTHFSCANEVVCIQNIKQLLSYMPQNCEELPPALPYEPQADESREILNTIVPDNPNQPYDIREVIEGVIDDGSFLEVHKNFGENIVVGFARLAGRSIGIVGNQPAVLAGVLDINASTKAARFVRFCDSFNIPLLVLEDVPGFLPGTDQEWRGIITNGAKLLYAFCEATVPRVTVITRKAYGGAYDVMNSKHIGADLNYAWPTAEIAVMGAKGAAEIIFKREIAAAEDPEAKLAEKVAEYQAKFATPYRAAHRGFVDEVIYPSETRAKLIRAFKMLENKVDQLPKKKHGNIPL; this comes from the coding sequence ATGTCAGACCAAAATAACCTGAACAGCAAATTTGAGATTCTAGACCGCAAAAATGCCGAGGCACTCTTAGGAGGCGGCCAGGCGCGCATTGATGCACAGCATAAGAAGGGCAAACTTACGGCCCGTGAACGAATAGACCTGCTGATGGACGAAGGCTCTTTTGAAGAGATTGGCAAGTTTGTGATGCACCGCTCCAAAGATTTCGGGTTGGACAAAGAATACTATTTGGGTGACGGCGTAGTGACTGGGTATGGTACTGTGAATGGTCGCTTGGTCTACGTATTTTCCCAAGACTTCACGGTATTTGGGGGTTCTCTCTCAGAAACCCATGCCGAGAAGATTGTGAAGATCATGGATCTGGCCATGAAAAACGGGGCCCCAGTCATTGGTTTGAATGATTCAGGTGGTGCCCGTATCCAGGAAGGCGTTGTTTCTTTGGGTGGCTACGCCGATATCTTCTACAAAAATACCTTGGCGTCTGGCGTAGTACCGCAACTATCTGGTATCATGGGCCCATGCGCCGGTGGAGCTGTTTACTCCCCTGCTATCACTGACTTCATCCTGATGGTGGAAGACACCTCTTACATGTTTGTGACCGGCCCTAACGTGGTAAAAACGGTAACGCATGAAACCGTAACGTCTGAGGAATTAGGTGGTGCCAGTACCCACAGTACTAAAAGCGGTGTAACCCATTTCTCTTGCGCCAATGAAGTGGTTTGTATTCAGAACATAAAGCAGCTTTTGAGCTATATGCCACAGAACTGCGAGGAGCTTCCTCCTGCCCTACCGTATGAACCGCAAGCTGACGAAAGCCGCGAAATCCTTAACACCATTGTTCCGGATAATCCTAATCAACCTTATGATATCCGCGAGGTGATTGAAGGGGTCATAGATGATGGATCTTTTCTAGAAGTGCACAAGAACTTCGGGGAGAACATTGTGGTAGGCTTTGCCAGATTGGCAGGCCGCAGCATCGGGATTGTAGGAAACCAACCAGCCGTTTTAGCCGGGGTTCTGGACATCAACGCCAGCACCAAAGCAGCCCGTTTCGTCCGTTTCTGTGATTCCTTCAACATTCCGCTACTGGTGTTGGAAGACGTGCCTGGTTTCTTGCCAGGTACTGACCAGGAGTGGCGGGGCATCATCACCAATGGAGCTAAATTACTGTATGCTTTCTGCGAAGCCACGGTGCCACGTGTAACCGTCATTACCAGAAAAGCGTATGGTGGCGCCTATGATGTGATGAACTCCAAACACATAGGGGCTGACCTGAACTACGCCTGGCCTACAGCTGAGATTGCCGTGATGGGTGCCAAAGGAGCCGCTGAAATCATCTTCAAACGTGAGATCGCTGCCGCTGAAGACCCTGAAGCCAAACTAGCTGAGAAAGTAGCTGAGTACCAGGCCAAGTTTGCTACCCCGTACAGAGCCGCCCACCGTGGCTTTGTGGATGAAGTGATTTATCCGTCTGAAACTCGTGCCAAGCTGATCAGAGCCTTTAAGATGCTGGAAAACAAAGTAGACCAATTACCTAAGAAAAAGCACGGAAACATTCCGTTGTAA
- a CDS encoding M42 family metallopeptidase produces MREESFNFLQTYLNNAAPTGFESSGQKLWLDYIKPYIDEYFVDTYGSVVGVINPEAEYKVVIEAHADEISWFVNYITPEGYIYVRRNGGSDAVIAPSKRVNIHTKKGLVKAVFGYPAIHVRKPDQDKAPTVETIFLDCGAANKQEVEDMGIHVGCVVTFDDEFWVMNEKYYVGRALDNRIGGFMIAEVARMLKENEVKLPFGLYIVNAVQEEIGLRGAEMIAHRIKPNVAVITDVTHDTQSQGYEKKTNGDLHCGKGLVLTYGPAVQNNLLDMLIEVARKNEIPFQRAAATRATGTDTDAFAYSSEGVASALISLPLKYMHTTVETVHKDDVENIIQLYYHFLTQLQSGHDFRYLK; encoded by the coding sequence ATGAGAGAAGAAAGCTTTAATTTCTTACAGACCTATCTCAATAACGCCGCACCAACCGGCTTTGAGTCATCAGGCCAAAAACTGTGGTTAGACTACATCAAGCCCTACATTGACGAGTACTTCGTAGACACGTACGGCTCTGTAGTAGGTGTAATTAACCCTGAGGCGGAATACAAGGTGGTTATTGAGGCGCACGCCGATGAAATCTCTTGGTTTGTGAACTATATCACACCAGAGGGCTACATCTACGTACGTCGTAACGGAGGCTCTGATGCTGTTATAGCTCCTTCTAAACGCGTGAACATTCATACCAAAAAAGGACTGGTAAAAGCGGTATTTGGCTACCCGGCCATTCATGTACGCAAACCAGACCAGGACAAAGCCCCTACCGTAGAAACCATCTTTCTAGACTGTGGTGCTGCCAACAAGCAGGAAGTAGAAGACATGGGCATTCACGTAGGCTGCGTAGTCACTTTTGACGATGAGTTCTGGGTGATGAATGAAAAATACTACGTAGGTCGTGCCTTAGACAACAGAATCGGAGGGTTCATGATTGCTGAGGTAGCCCGTATGCTGAAGGAAAACGAAGTGAAGCTTCCTTTCGGGTTATACATCGTAAATGCCGTGCAGGAGGAAATCGGTCTTCGGGGTGCCGAGATGATTGCCCACCGCATTAAACCAAATGTGGCTGTTATCACAGACGTTACTCATGATACGCAGTCTCAGGGGTATGAGAAGAAAACCAACGGTGACTTACATTGTGGCAAAGGCTTAGTGCTTACCTATGGCCCTGCGGTACAAAACAACCTTTTGGACATGCTGATTGAGGTAGCCCGGAAAAACGAAATACCGTTCCAGCGGGCCGCCGCTACCCGCGCTACAGGTACCGATACCGATGCCTTCGCCTATTCTTCTGAAGGTGTGGCTTCCGCGTTGATTTCCCTGCCTTTGAAGTACATGCACACAACCGTAGAAACAGTGCATAAAGATGACGTGGAGAACATTATTCAACTGTATTACCATTTCCTGACCCAGCTGCAAAGCGGACATGATTTCCGTTATTTGAAATAA
- a CDS encoding GNAT family N-acetyltransferase: MELLTPRLHLREFKEDDWHFTNLYESEEEVMRYQTAEVRNSKESLEYIKVCLEEAKEYPRTLFDLAIVLKTTSMLIGRVGMKVDYDAEEAVLWYILNRTYWNKGYTSEAAAALMKYGFEELHLHRIWADCDPRNVGSYKIMEKLGMRREAHFKENIFIKGQWCDSYVYAILDHEWRQRNSS; encoded by the coding sequence ATGGAATTACTCACCCCTCGGTTGCACTTGCGCGAGTTCAAAGAAGATGACTGGCATTTTACCAATCTCTATGAATCTGAGGAGGAGGTAATGCGCTACCAGACCGCTGAAGTACGCAACAGCAAAGAAAGTCTGGAGTACATTAAGGTTTGCCTGGAGGAAGCCAAGGAGTATCCCAGAACCTTATTCGACCTAGCCATCGTGCTGAAAACTACCAGCATGCTGATAGGCCGGGTAGGCATGAAAGTGGACTATGATGCTGAGGAAGCTGTGCTGTGGTATATCCTGAATAGAACCTACTGGAACAAAGGTTACACCTCAGAAGCCGCCGCAGCCTTGATGAAGTATGGGTTTGAAGAACTTCACCTCCACCGCATCTGGGCTGACTGTGACCCGCGTAACGTTGGCTCATATAAAATTATGGAGAAACTAGGCATGCGTCGCGAAGCTCATTTCAAAGAGAACATTTTCATCAAAGGCCAGTGGTGTGATTCTTATGTGTATGCAATCTTGGATCACGAATGGCGGCAGAGAAATAGTAGCTAA
- a CDS encoding helical backbone metal receptor, which produces MNRQITLPHPPQRIVSLVPSQTELLFHLGLGDKVVGVTKFCIHPKDQVKQKRKVGGTKNFHFETIDQLQPDLIIGNKEENYQEGIEQLQEKFPVWMSDIYTLEDAFKMMVGIGEITGVADKAKELVALLQQQFSCLQSASTPIATAYFIWRKPYMGVGSQNFIDHVLSLCGFKNVLGHLPRYPEVTPEQLQEANPSLILLSSEPFPFKEKHIQEFQAICPQALVRVVNGELFSWYGSRLLHSVAYLQKLINDVTG; this is translated from the coding sequence ATGAACCGGCAAATCACGTTGCCTCACCCACCCCAGCGGATCGTTTCTCTTGTCCCTTCTCAAACCGAGTTATTGTTCCATTTAGGATTGGGAGACAAAGTGGTAGGAGTAACTAAATTCTGCATCCACCCTAAGGATCAGGTTAAGCAGAAAAGGAAAGTTGGAGGTACCAAGAACTTCCATTTTGAGACCATTGACCAACTCCAGCCTGACTTAATTATTGGGAACAAAGAAGAAAACTACCAGGAGGGCATTGAGCAGTTACAAGAGAAATTCCCCGTCTGGATGAGCGACATCTACACCTTAGAAGATGCTTTTAAGATGATGGTTGGTATTGGGGAGATAACTGGGGTGGCAGATAAAGCAAAAGAATTGGTGGCCCTGTTACAACAGCAATTCTCTTGTCTACAATCTGCCAGCACCCCTATTGCTACCGCATATTTTATCTGGCGCAAGCCTTATATGGGCGTAGGTAGCCAGAACTTTATTGACCACGTGCTTTCCCTTTGTGGCTTCAAAAATGTGTTGGGCCACTTGCCAAGATACCCAGAGGTAACACCTGAGCAGTTGCAGGAAGCGAATCCTTCTTTGATTTTACTTTCTTCTGAGCCTTTCCCGTTCAAGGAGAAACACATTCAGGAGTTTCAGGCCATTTGCCCACAGGCACTGGTAAGAGTAGTAAATGGGGAATTGTTTAGCTGGTACGGAAGCAGGCTTTTGCATTCTGTAGCCTATTTGCAAAAGTTAATTAATGACGTAACTGGTTGA
- a CDS encoding DUF4142 domain-containing protein — protein sequence MKNFNVWMLAGSCMMGSMTLVSCNKTEKEASAADRVKVEQFLKQAATNDNFQLMAGMMANDQTESGEVGALGQKIYHVHSRTTPVLAEIAKKKDVQLPAEMGSENKALVDSLEAKKGEEFDQTFAKVEVAAHEEAIAFYEKADKEVSDPDVQQFIDQILPVLKEHLAEAQELQNAVAQVDKAK from the coding sequence ATGAAAAATTTCAATGTTTGGATGCTGGCTGGTTCATGTATGATGGGCAGTATGACATTGGTTTCTTGCAATAAAACAGAAAAAGAAGCTTCTGCAGCAGACCGCGTAAAAGTAGAGCAGTTCCTGAAACAAGCAGCAACAAATGACAACTTTCAGTTGATGGCAGGTATGATGGCCAATGACCAAACTGAATCAGGTGAGGTGGGTGCTTTAGGGCAGAAAATATACCACGTACACTCCAGAACCACTCCGGTTCTAGCGGAGATTGCTAAGAAAAAAGATGTGCAACTTCCTGCTGAAATGGGAAGTGAAAACAAGGCCCTAGTAGACAGCCTTGAAGCGAAGAAAGGGGAGGAGTTTGACCAAACCTTTGCAAAGGTAGAAGTAGCAGCCCACGAGGAAGCAATCGCTTTCTATGAGAAAGCTGACAAAGAAGTAAGTGACCCTGATGTTCAGCAATTCATTGATCAGATTTTGCCGGTTCTAAAAGAGCACTTGGCAGAGGCGCAAGAACTGCAGAATGCAGTTGCGCAGGTTGACAAAGCAAAATAA
- a CDS encoding 3-phosphoshikimate 1-carboxyvinyltransferase, with amino-acid sequence MISAAAVRVSHPTGVLRGRVTLPASKSEANRALIIRALSGKDFPIHNLSDANDTQLLNRLLSTPAGEEVSAEDAGTVMRFLTAYYAATGQELTLTGTPRMCQRPIGVLVDALRQLGAQIEYLGEEGYPPLRMKGFEPAGTNQLTVRSDISSQYISALLMIAPLLPQGLELTLEGKISSEPYIRMTLAQMTHFGVQATFEGQKITVAKQEYQAKEYTVESDWSAASYWYSITALAKEADLFLPALRSDSLQGDSVLPVLMAPFGVQTQFTPEGVQLTKKPVQEPLAQIDFFACPDLAQTVAALAAGLGLEVEMTGLESLRIKETDRIAALQFELVKLGAELREVSPDVFKVFLAKQPENEPTIHTYEDHRMAMAFAPLALKVPVIIEEPKVVRKSYPTYWNELEKAGFALEVK; translated from the coding sequence ATGATTTCAGCTGCTGCCGTGCGCGTATCGCACCCAACGGGCGTGTTACGTGGACGCGTGACCTTGCCCGCCTCCAAAAGTGAAGCCAACCGGGCCCTTATTATCAGGGCCCTATCCGGAAAGGATTTTCCTATTCATAACCTGTCAGACGCAAATGACACCCAGCTTTTGAATCGTCTGCTTTCCACGCCTGCCGGCGAAGAAGTAAGTGCCGAAGATGCGGGTACCGTGATGCGTTTTCTGACCGCTTATTACGCTGCCACTGGCCAGGAACTTACGTTAACCGGAACTCCCCGCATGTGCCAACGACCTATTGGAGTCTTGGTAGATGCGCTTCGGCAGTTGGGTGCTCAGATTGAGTATCTGGGTGAGGAAGGCTATCCGCCACTGCGAATGAAAGGCTTTGAGCCCGCTGGCACCAATCAATTGACTGTTCGCTCCGACATCAGTAGCCAGTATATTTCTGCGCTGCTTATGATTGCCCCGCTGTTACCACAAGGTTTGGAATTAACCTTAGAGGGTAAAATCAGCTCAGAGCCTTACATAAGAATGACTTTGGCGCAAATGACCCATTTTGGGGTGCAGGCTACTTTTGAGGGACAGAAAATAACTGTAGCTAAGCAGGAGTACCAGGCCAAAGAATACACTGTAGAATCAGACTGGTCGGCGGCTAGCTACTGGTATAGTATTACTGCGTTGGCCAAAGAAGCAGATTTGTTTCTTCCTGCCTTGCGATCAGATTCATTACAAGGTGACAGCGTACTTCCTGTATTGATGGCTCCTTTTGGTGTCCAGACCCAGTTTACTCCGGAAGGCGTGCAGTTAACGAAGAAGCCTGTTCAGGAGCCTTTGGCACAAATCGATTTCTTCGCCTGCCCAGATCTGGCCCAAACGGTAGCGGCTCTGGCAGCTGGTTTAGGTCTGGAAGTTGAAATGACAGGGCTGGAAAGTTTAAGAATCAAGGAAACGGACCGTATTGCCGCCCTTCAGTTTGAACTGGTAAAATTGGGAGCTGAACTTCGGGAGGTTTCTCCAGATGTTTTCAAGGTGTTTTTGGCTAAACAACCGGAAAACGAGCCAACCATTCATACCTATGAAGATCACCGCATGGCCATGGCCTTTGCACCCCTGGCTTTGAAAGTACCGGTTATCATAGAAGAACCGAAGGTAGTCAGGAAGTCTTACCCTACTTACTGGAATGAATTAGAAAAGGCTGGATTTGCCCTGGAGGTAAAATAA
- the aroB gene encoding 3-dehydroquinate synthase has product MTEEIFIGQEAMGQWQQLLQNRAFKKTVVLVDENTHRHCYALLKPYLPQEHHVVHIKSGEENKNLATCEHVWRELTEQGLDRWSLLVNLGGGVLTDLGGFCASLYKRGIRFVNVPTTLLSQVDASVGGKTGIDFMGFKNHIGVFQEPLAVLVNPTFLQTLDMRQMKSGYAEIIKHWLIMDAEKFYEQRYIGMFTEDWTDLIRHSIDIKSRVVTADPLENGLRKILNFGHTIGHAVESFYLEQPGQVLLHGEAIAVGMLCEAWLSVQKGLLPEDELNQIETFILSIYEKVNLAQADLQAISQLCLHDKKNDGATINCTLLQKIGEAVYDQPITLPEVQSALRYYQLL; this is encoded by the coding sequence TTGACTGAAGAAATATTCATAGGCCAGGAAGCCATGGGCCAGTGGCAACAGTTGCTGCAAAATAGGGCCTTCAAAAAGACTGTAGTGTTGGTAGACGAGAACACGCATCGGCACTGTTACGCTCTCCTGAAGCCGTATTTACCCCAGGAACACCACGTGGTACACATCAAAAGTGGCGAGGAAAACAAGAATCTTGCTACCTGTGAGCACGTTTGGCGGGAACTCACCGAGCAAGGACTGGACCGTTGGAGTTTGTTAGTGAACCTGGGGGGCGGCGTTTTAACAGATTTAGGTGGTTTCTGCGCCAGTTTGTACAAGCGCGGCATTAGGTTCGTGAACGTGCCAACTACCTTGCTGTCTCAGGTAGACGCCAGCGTGGGCGGTAAAACCGGCATCGATTTCATGGGTTTTAAAAACCACATCGGGGTTTTTCAGGAGCCATTGGCGGTGCTGGTGAACCCAACGTTTCTTCAAACCTTGGACATGCGCCAGATGAAATCCGGCTACGCCGAGATCATCAAGCATTGGCTGATTATGGATGCTGAGAAGTTCTATGAGCAACGGTACATTGGCATGTTCACGGAAGACTGGACCGATTTGATCCGGCATTCCATAGATATCAAATCTCGCGTGGTTACTGCTGATCCATTGGAGAACGGCCTGCGCAAAATCCTGAATTTTGGGCATACCATTGGTCATGCGGTAGAAAGCTTTTACCTGGAGCAGCCTGGACAGGTGTTGCTGCATGGCGAGGCCATTGCTGTGGGTATGCTGTGTGAGGCCTGGCTTTCGGTGCAGAAAGGTTTGCTGCCGGAAGATGAGTTAAACCAGATTGAGACATTTATCTTGTCTATCTATGAAAAAGTAAACCTAGCCCAAGCTGATTTACAAGCCATCAGCCAGCTGTGTCTCCACGATAAAAAAAATGACGGGGCTACCATCAACTGTACCTTGCTGCAGAAGATTGGCGAGGCCGTTTATGATCAACCTATCACTTTACCTGAGGTACAAAGTGCCTTACGCTATTACCAATTACTATGA
- a CDS encoding chorismate mutase has protein sequence METARQLKELQVDIFRAGVWKLRSKPGTFEGVGPEGMKWLQEVRQTHGLPVATEVAESHHVETALKHNIDVLWIGARTTGNPFAVQELAEALRGTNVPVMVKNPVNPDLSLWAGAIERLWAVGLQDVAAIHRGFSSFEPTQYRNVPLWQIPIQLKGMYPFLPVVVDPSHIGGNPDHILPISQKGLDVDFEGVMIETHLNPLTALSDAGQQITPQTFNEIIARLQVRSMPDAAFISRTEELRQKIDRADQEIIEALARRMQLVEKIGQDKKENNIALFQPDRWKSIFESRKTWALELHVNPEFAAELYELIHLESIRIQSEIVGESKEKE, from the coding sequence CTGGAGACTGCCCGCCAGTTAAAAGAACTGCAGGTAGATATTTTCAGGGCCGGAGTCTGGAAACTTCGCTCCAAACCGGGCACCTTTGAAGGCGTGGGGCCCGAGGGAATGAAATGGCTACAGGAAGTACGGCAAACGCATGGGTTACCTGTGGCTACCGAAGTCGCCGAATCCCACCACGTAGAAACCGCCCTCAAACACAACATAGACGTTCTCTGGATTGGCGCCCGCACCACAGGTAATCCTTTTGCAGTGCAGGAGCTCGCCGAAGCCCTACGCGGTACCAATGTTCCCGTCATGGTCAAGAACCCCGTAAACCCAGACCTGAGCCTTTGGGCCGGAGCAATAGAGCGGCTATGGGCAGTAGGGCTACAGGATGTAGCCGCCATTCACCGTGGGTTTTCATCCTTTGAGCCTACCCAGTACCGCAATGTTCCGCTTTGGCAGATTCCCATCCAACTGAAAGGCATGTACCCGTTTCTGCCCGTTGTGGTAGACCCCAGCCATATAGGAGGTAACCCAGACCATATTTTGCCTATTTCCCAGAAAGGATTGGACGTGGATTTTGAAGGAGTGATGATTGAGACCCATCTTAATCCGCTGACCGCCTTATCAGATGCCGGGCAGCAAATTACACCCCAAACCTTTAACGAGATAATAGCCAGGCTGCAGGTGCGCAGCATGCCAGATGCCGCCTTCATCAGCCGCACCGAAGAACTTCGCCAGAAAATAGATCGTGCCGACCAGGAAATCATTGAAGCCTTGGCCCGACGTATGCAACTGGTGGAAAAGATTGGCCAGGACAAAAAAGAAAACAACATTGCCCTATTTCAGCCAGACCGCTGGAAAAGCATCTTTGAAAGCCGTAAAACCTGGGCGCTGGAATTGCATGTAAACCCCGAGTTTGCCGCTGAACTTTATGAATTGATTCACCTGGAGTCCATCAGGATTCAATCGGAAATAGTAGGCGAATCAAAGGAAAAAGAATAG
- a CDS encoding proline dehydrogenase family protein, whose amino-acid sequence MTPAPKVSFEDTAIAFADKSDAELYKTYLLFAAMNNNSMVKMGGGLMKKALSWNLPVKFLIKKSIFEQFCGGETIEECRPTIEKLGRSGIGTILDYSVEGESNEASFDHTVQEIISTIEMAATSEHIPFSVFKVTGVADPALLAKAQATQELTQSDKAALGRVRARVKSICQRAYERGVRVFIDAEESWMQETIDQMTYEMMELYNQERPIVYNTYQLYRHDRLDVIKRDFERAQKLGYYLGGKLVRGAYMEKEGRVAQQKGLNNPINPTKQATDALYDESLRFCMEHLDRIAICAGTHNEHSCYHLMELMAEFNVQPNDERIYFAQLLGMSDNLSYNLAHAGYNVAKYVPYGPVEAVMPYLLRRADENTAIAGQSSREFSLVKKELERRKR is encoded by the coding sequence ATGACTCCTGCCCCGAAAGTTTCTTTTGAAGATACCGCCATTGCGTTTGCTGACAAATCTGATGCGGAATTATATAAAACCTACCTTCTTTTTGCGGCCATGAACAACAACTCCATGGTGAAAATGGGGGGAGGTCTCATGAAGAAGGCGTTGAGCTGGAACCTGCCAGTTAAATTCCTGATCAAGAAAAGTATTTTTGAGCAGTTCTGCGGGGGCGAAACCATTGAGGAATGCAGACCTACCATTGAGAAACTTGGCCGCTCTGGCATAGGAACCATTCTGGACTACTCTGTGGAAGGAGAAAGCAATGAGGCTAGTTTCGACCACACGGTGCAGGAGATAATCTCTACCATTGAGATGGCTGCTACCTCTGAGCATATACCCTTCAGCGTTTTCAAGGTGACCGGGGTGGCAGATCCGGCCTTGCTGGCCAAAGCCCAGGCAACCCAGGAACTAACCCAATCTGACAAAGCAGCTTTAGGCCGGGTAAGAGCACGCGTAAAATCTATCTGTCAACGGGCCTATGAACGCGGGGTACGTGTTTTTATTGACGCTGAGGAAAGCTGGATGCAGGAAACCATTGACCAAATGACCTACGAGATGATGGAACTCTACAACCAGGAGCGCCCCATTGTCTATAACACCTACCAATTGTACCGCCATGACCGCCTGGACGTGATTAAACGTGACTTTGAACGGGCACAAAAACTGGGTTACTACCTGGGTGGTAAACTGGTGAGGGGCGCCTACATGGAGAAAGAAGGTCGGGTAGCGCAGCAAAAAGGACTCAACAATCCCATAAACCCCACCAAACAAGCCACCGATGCTTTGTATGATGAGTCACTTCGGTTCTGCATGGAGCACCTTGACCGTATTGCCATCTGCGCCGGAACCCACAATGAGCACAGTTGTTACCACCTCATGGAGCTGATGGCTGAATTCAACGTGCAGCCTAATGATGAACGCATCTATTTTGCACAGCTGCTGGGCATGAGTGATAACCTGTCTTACAACCTGGCACACGCCGGCTACAATGTTGCTAAATATGTTCCTTACGGTCCGGTAGAGGCTGTTATGCCGTATCTGTTGCGCCGGGCAGATGAAAACACCGCCATTGCTGGTCAGTCTAGCCGTGAATTCTCCCTTGTAAAAAAAGAACTGGAACGCCGCAAACGCTAA
- a CDS encoding RNA polymerase sigma factor has translation MISKALVTDAAIIEGILQDDDTALSRLYKLHFPMVLFFVQSNSGTEDDAKDIFQEAVIVFYEKIKAGQLELNCQIKTYLYSICRRLWLKRLSRSSRFSHGMVEDTESEIVPQVEGEVEQAEQNELKFEAMSNAMSQLGEPCKTLLEDFYIRSMGMAEITDKFGYNNVDSAKNQKYKCLMRLKKLFFLDYQVPS, from the coding sequence ATGATTAGTAAGGCGCTAGTGACCGATGCGGCCATTATAGAAGGAATTCTTCAGGATGATGACACGGCTCTGAGCAGGTTATACAAACTCCATTTCCCCATGGTTCTGTTTTTTGTGCAGAGCAACAGCGGAACGGAGGATGATGCCAAGGATATTTTTCAGGAAGCGGTGATTGTCTTCTACGAGAAGATAAAGGCAGGCCAACTGGAATTAAACTGCCAGATTAAGACCTACCTGTATTCTATTTGCCGCCGGTTGTGGCTTAAGAGGCTTTCGCGCAGCAGCAGGTTCAGCCATGGTATGGTGGAAGACACAGAGTCAGAAATAGTACCACAGGTTGAAGGAGAAGTAGAACAGGCTGAGCAGAACGAACTCAAGTTTGAAGCCATGAGCAACGCCATGTCTCAACTGGGAGAACCCTGCAAGACACTGCTGGAAGATTTTTATATCAGAAGCATGGGCATGGCTGAGATCACTGACAAATTTGGCTACAACAATGTTGACTCAGCCAAGAACCAGAAGTACAAATGTTTGATGCGCCTGAAGAAACTGTTCTTTTTAGATTATCAGGTGCCTTCCTGA
- a CDS encoding S1 family peptidase, with protein MSERELLELIERYHQHQVTSTERRMLEERMAADPVFAQRVKEAKLFTAALQNYGKQKSLRDRLSQHHQEWQQENVKVAPVLKRRTPVQIFMRRYAATMGVAATVAIVTVFSSLLGMEMWRSATKQQAARYVELRREMDDLKRKQNAILGSNTITPKAVSINPGQFSGTGFVLTSDGYFVTSYHVIEGADSLMIENKNGIKYKVEEIYSDQVRDLALLRVTDTTFTGFGKLPYSFKQKESELGERVFTLGYPREDVVFGEGTLSSRSGVYGDTASYQISIPLNPGNSGGPLLDDRGNMIGVISGKMLGVDGAAFAVKSAYLLTLLDQLPEHRLPTPISLPKVNNLAGNARPQQLKKLQDYVYMVKVYN; from the coding sequence ATGAGTGAACGGGAATTATTAGAATTAATTGAACGCTACCATCAGCACCAGGTGACCTCTACAGAGCGCCGGATGCTGGAGGAACGCATGGCCGCTGACCCGGTCTTTGCCCAACGGGTAAAGGAGGCGAAGCTGTTTACGGCTGCCCTGCAGAACTACGGCAAACAAAAATCTTTGCGTGACCGCCTGAGCCAGCACCACCAGGAGTGGCAACAGGAAAACGTGAAAGTAGCCCCTGTTTTGAAACGCAGAACACCAGTTCAAATCTTTATGCGCCGGTACGCTGCAACTATGGGTGTGGCTGCTACGGTTGCTATTGTAACGGTGTTCAGCAGTTTACTAGGAATGGAAATGTGGCGGTCAGCCACCAAACAGCAGGCTGCCCGTTACGTAGAGTTGCGCCGTGAAATGGATGACCTCAAGCGGAAGCAAAATGCTATTTTGGGCAGTAATACTATCACTCCTAAAGCTGTTTCCATCAATCCAGGCCAGTTCTCGGGTACAGGCTTTGTGCTTACCTCAGACGGGTACTTCGTGACCAGCTACCACGTGATTGAGGGCGCCGATTCCCTGATGATTGAAAATAAGAATGGCATCAAATACAAGGTAGAGGAAATCTACTCTGACCAGGTGCGTGACCTGGCCTTGCTGCGGGTTACAGACACAACGTTTACCGGCTTCGGGAAACTGCCTTACTCCTTTAAACAAAAAGAAAGTGAGTTAGGAGAGCGTGTGTTCACATTGGGTTATCCAAGGGAAGACGTGGTATTTGGGGAAGGCACCCTTAGTTCCCGCTCAGGTGTGTACGGAGACACGGCTTCTTACCAGATCTCTATTCCTTTAAACCCAGGTAACAGCGGTGGTCCTTTGCTTGATGATCGTGGGAACATGATTGGTGTGATTTCCGGCAAAATGCTGGGCGTAGATGGTGCTGCATTCGCAGTTAAATCAGCGTATTTGCTTACTTTGTTAGACCAGCTTCCAGAACACCGGTTGCCTACCCCTATTTCTCTGCCTAAAGTAAATAACCTAGCCGGAAACGCACGTCCGCAACAGTTGAAGAAGCTGCAGGACTACGTGTACATGGTTAAAGTCTATAACTAA